The genomic region GTTTTGAACGTAAAGAGTATCGCGATGCTTGCCAGCCCAATCGCCAATGTCGTGGGGTTGGTTTCTGGCAAAGTGCGTAGTGTCGCCGCCACCTGTTCGTAGAAATGCGGCAAGCGGGGGACAGAGACGCCGAGCAGGTGTTTCACCTGGCTAAAGCCGATGACGATGGCGGCGGCGCTGGTAAAGCCCGAAAGCACAGGGTGGCTCAGGAAATTCACCAGGAACCCCAGCCGTGCCAAGCCCATCACAATTTGCAGAAGCCCGGCGAGCAACGCCAGCACCAGCGCCAGTTGCACGTATTCGGGGCTCCCTGGCTCGGCCAGCGGCGTCAGCCCTGAGGCGACGAGGAGCGACATAATCGCGACGGGCCCCACGGCAAGGGCGCGGCTGGTGCCCAGCAAACCATACACCACCAGCGGCGCAATGCTGGCATACAACCCGACTTCGGGCGGCAACCCCGCCAGCATGGCGTAGGCCATGCTTTGCGGCACCAGCATAATCGCGACGATGACGCCGGCGATGAGGTCGTTCACAAAATCGTCGCGGGTGTAGGTGCGAATCCATTGCGTGATGGGAAGCCAACGTATGGGTTGGGACAGCATAGTCAACACTCCTTGTATGCGAGAATCAGCATTCAAAAGGGCGACCCAATGCAGGGCCGCCCTTTTGATGCGCGAGACGCCACACGTCAACGTGTGGATTGTTGCGCTTCGTTCAGGCGCTCAAAAAAGTCTTCGACGCAAAACTCGAACACCTCGAACGCGTCATCGTCATAGCCGGCGGCGCGCAGTTCGGCTTCGGCGGCTTCGCGCGGCCAGCCGTCGTTGAGCAGGCGGTGCAACAGCCAGAGTAACCCCGTGCGCGAGGCGGTGCGACAATGGAAGAAAATCGGCTTGGGCAAGCGCCGAATCGTCTCGCCGAAGGCGCGCACATGTTCAGGGCGCAACTCGTAGGCGGGCAGCGGTAGGAAAGCGTAGGCAAGCCCGGCGGCTTCGGCGTTGCGCCCTTCTTCCGCACCCCGTTCGGCGTCGGTGCGGATGTTGAGCACACTGCGAAAACCTTGCTCACGCAAGCGGCTCATTTCCTCCGGTTGTGGTTGCCCCGCCAGCACAATCTCATCGTTGACGCGATAGACAACGCAACTCAGTGATGCTGCCATCTCTTATTCCTCACCGTAAGCGGTGGGCAGACCGGCGCGTTTCCATGCGATCATGCCCCCCGCCAGGTTTTGCACGTTGTCGAAGCCGCCACGCGCCAGGGCTTCGCACGCCATTTGGCTGCGGTTGCCTGAACGGCAGACGATGACGACAGGCCGGTCGCGTGGAATTTCGTTCACCCGTGCGCCCAACTGTGAGAGCGGAATATGTCGGGCTTCGGGAATGTGGCCGTCTTCGGCCCATTCTTGCACGGTGCGCACGTCAATGATGACAGGTGCGTTGCCGTTTTTCAGCGCCTCGGCAACCTCCTGTGGGCGCACTTGTGGAATCGTGACGGCAGGTTGAAAAAATCGTCGGAACATGTTTGCCTCTCTCCGCGAAAGCGTTTCGTGGTTGTCAGATAAACAAGGTGATTTTCGAGCGGCTGGCGTCGCCGATGAAGGTGGCAACGCCGCCCAGTTCCAGCCCGTCGAGCAATTCATCATCGCGAATGCCCAGCAACTCGCGCGACATTTCGCACGCCACCATGCGCACGCCCAGGTCTTGCGCAAGGGCGACCAGTTCGTCCAGTGAGGTGACGTCGTTTTCGCGCATGATTTTGCGCATGAGGGCGGCTCCGGCGCCGAAAAAGTCCATCTTCGAGAGATGCAAGGTGTCGCCGCCGGCGGGCAGCAGTGCGCCAAAGGCTTTCTGAATGGCGTTTTTGCCCTCAAACGAGCGCCCTTTGCGCACAACGCTCAGCCCCCAGAAAGTGAAGAACATGGAGACTTCCAATCCCATGGCGGCGGCGCCGGTAGCGATGATGAAGGCTGCCAGGGCTTTGTCCAGGTCGCCGGAGAAGACCACCATGGCGAGGCGATCTTCGATGTCTTGCGCCGGCGCTTGTTCCAGCGCTTCAACACGCGTTTCCAGTTCGGCGATGCGCGCCAACAGGTCTTCCGTATTCAGTTGTGTGGCTTGGTTTTGAACGGTCATCAGGTCCCCCCGTTCAACTCGTGCGCTTCAAGTAGTGGATGTAGAGCGTTTGCCCATCCTGCTGGACTTCTTCTTGCCCGACGAGTTCGATGTTCTTGGCGGTTTTCGCCCATGCCTGGAAGTCTTTGACGCTCCCGCGGTCGGTTGCCACCACCTTCAAGACGCCACCCACCGGCAGAGCGTTGACGGCTTTGCGGCTTTTGACCAGTGGCATGGGGCAGTTCAGCCCGCGGACATCCAGTTCTTGCGTGATTTCAATGTTTTGGGTCATGATGCTTCCCTCCTGTGCAAGTTATGCGTTCGTTTCAGCGTAGGCGTCGGCAAGCGCGCAAATGTTCTTGCCGAGTTCCAATTCGCTGGCTGTTTCTTCATCCGGCGTCGAGATGCCGATGTTGACGCGCTTGATTTCAACGTATTGCTCGGGGAAGACCGGCAGATTGTTGAGAATCCAGGCGATAAATTCATCGCGCGACATCTGGCCGGCTTCTTTCAGGGTAGTGTTGGTTTCCAGCACCTGCCCGTATGGCGCGTAGAAGCGCCCTTGCCCGTCGTCCTCATCCAGCGAGGCGAAGTGCGCGGGCAAAATCCAGGTCTGCTCGTTGATGTAGCGCGGCAGTTTCTCGAACATACTTTCGTAGAGAATAGGCGCCCACTCTTCACCACGTCCGCCCAGGTCGGGGCGACCGAAGGATTGCAGGAAAATCCCGTCGCCGGTGAAGAGGAACGTTTCGCCTGTGGGGGCTGTGAAAAGGTAGTTCACCTGCCCCAGCGTGTGCCCCGGATACCAGATGACGCGCACGGTGAAACGCCCGACGGTGAAGGTGTCGTTATCGGCGAGCGGCGTGTAGGCGTACTTCGCCGGCAACATGTCCAGCGGGTGAATGGCGTCGTATGGGTGAATGTAGTACGGGGCGCGGTACTTTTCCGCCAGCGCAGGGCCGCCGCTGATGTGGTCGGCGTGCACGTGCGTGTCAAAGATGTGCGCCAGCGTCGCGTTTTCCTGCGCCAGCAGCGCGTCTACATGTTCGATGTGGCGCAGGGGGTCAATCACGGCGGCTTCGCCGTCGCTCACCACCAACCAGGCCAGGTCGCCACGCGCGGGGCGCGAAATCTGGATGATGCGCCCATAGTCAGCTTCCAGGATGGGGCGCGTATCGTAGAAGTTGCCCCATGCGTTGATACCGCCCGCCAGGTACGAAGCGGGGATACCGCGCTCGGCGAGCAATTCCGCCACAAACTGCGATGAACCTTCTTTGGCACACACAACCAACACAGGCGCACCGGTAGGCACTTTGGCGATGCTGCCTTCTTCATCTTCAATGAATTCAAAATAGGGGATGTTGATGACCCGTGTACCTTTGCGCCCTTCAATGTGCCAGCGGGCAAAGTCATCCGCATTGCGCACGTCGAGAATGACGGGCACATTGCCGGCCAGCAAATCGGCGTACACGTCTTCGACTGCACGAGCGACGACCTTGGTAGATGATTGCACACTCATGAGAGTTGCCTCCTTTCACCTTTCGATTACTGGTAGGGAGTATATGTATTTGAGTGAGTGTGTCAAGTTTACGGTGCGTAGTATGACGAATGTCACTCGTATCCCTTGACATTCGTCATGCGGCTTGATACAGTACTTGTGGAGAGTATCAATAGGAGGAAGAAAAGGAGGTGCGCATGTCTCCACCCACGCATGACCCCGGTATGACCCACCGTCTTGATGCGATCATGGCGCGGCTGGATGCCCTTGAAAGCACGATGCATTTGCTGGCGCAAGCCGTGATGGATGGTGCAGCGCCGTCGGCGCGCTACGATGGCTACACCTCGTGCCCGCTGGTGACAGGCTACGGGCGGTTGGTGTTGGCTGAATTTGACTACGAAGGGAAGCCGAAGGAATCTTTCCCCTTTGATCAGAGCCAGGAACGGTACACTATGTACGTGCTGAAAAAGTACGTTTTGCCGGAAATGTACTGGGCGGGCATGTTGAAGGGGCTGGCATAAGGAAAGGAAGCGAGCGATGTTGCTCAAATACTTCTACAATCCCAAACTGGCGATTGCGTCGTACATGGTCGGATGTCAAGCGACGGGCGAAGCCATTGTGATTGACCCGGAGCGCGACGTTGAAAAGTACATTGACGCCGCGGAAGCCGAAGGTATGCGCATTGTAGCGGCCGCCGAAACGCACATCCACGCCGACTTTTTGTCGGGCGCGCGGGAATTGGCCGAGCGTGTGGGGGCGCACCTTTATCTCTCTGATGAGGGCGATGAAAACTGGAAGTACACCTACGCCCCCCAATACAGCCACACGCTTGTCAAGGATGGCGATACTTTCATGGTGGGGAATATCAAGTTCGAGGTGATGCACACGCCGGGGCACACCCCTGAGCATATTTCCTTCATCCTCACCGACACCGCGGCGGCGTCTGAGCCGATGGGTATTTTCACAGGCGACTTTGTGTTTGTGGGGGCGGTGGGGCGCCCCGACCTGCTGGAAAAAGCCGCCGGCATTCAGGGCACGTCTGAAGCGGGCGCGCGTCAGATGTTCCGCTCGTTGCAGCGTTTCAAGCAGCTGCCGGATTACCTGCAAGTCTGGCCGGCGCATGGCGCGGGAAGTGCCTGCGGCAAAGGGCTGGGGGCGATTCCGTCCAGTACGGTGGGGTATGAAAAACTTTTCAACCCTGGTTTGCGCTTCACGGATGAAGATGAATTTGTGCGCTGGCTGTTGACCGACCAGCCCGAACCGCCGGCCTATTTCGCGATGATGAAAAAGCTGAATAAGGAAGAGCGGCCGGTGTTGCATACCTTGCCCCAACCGGAGCATTTGCCTTTTGACCGGCTGGAAGCGGTCCTGGCGAGCGGCGCGCCTGTCGTGGATACACGTCCGGCGGTGGCGTATGCCGGCGCGCATGTCCCTGGTACGCTCAACATTCCCTACGACAACAGTTTCACGACCTGGGCGGGTTGGTTCTTGCCCTACGACCGCGATTTTTACCTGATTGCCGATGAAGAGACGGTGGAAGCCATTGTGCGCGACCTGATTGTCATCGGTCTGGATCACGTGGCGGGCTTCTTCTCGCCCAAGGTGGTGGAGCAGTGGCTTGCGCAGGGCAAGCCATTGCAAAAGTATGCAGTGGCGTTGCCGCAAGAAGTGGCGGACGCTGTTCTGAACGGCGAGGTGGTGCTGCTGGATGTGCGCGGTGAAGCCGAATTGCACGAAGATGGGCGTATTCCGGGCGCTCAGCATATCATGCTGGGGTATTTGCCGCGCTATGTGAATGAGTTGCCGCGTGAAAAGCCTATCGTGGTGCAGTGTCGTTCAGGCGGTCGTTCGGCGATTGCCGCTTCAATTTTGCAGGCGCATGGGTTTGAGCAGGTGATGAACTTGATGGGTGGCATCAACGAGTGGAAGCGGTTGGGGTTGCCTGTGGAGAATGGCGACGAATAGGCGTTGTGTACGTTTGGATGCGAAGGTGGCACACACAGTGTGCGCCACCTTTTTCGTGTAGCCAATATGGCTCCACAGAAAGAACTAGCCTTTTACTTTGCTTTTACATACAATAAAACCCAAGACAAACATTTAAAACACCAATCTCACAAAGCACAATCAAACCATGACGAGCTATAAAGAACACCTAAAACGACGCGCCGAATTCCGCCGCCGTCTTCTCAGAGCCAAAGACCGCCGCCAGCCAGGCAGACGCCCACGCAACCCCACTAGCGAACGCATTCTCTCGCAGCTCATGGTCGCACGCTATCGCCGCTGGCTTGCAAGCGGGCGTTTGGAACGCTTGGGCCCGCGACGCTGGCGCTTCAATCCCAACATCCCCGACCTTGCAGACGCCCCACCCGACACACCAAAATAAACAGGGGCGACACCGCATGTACCGCCCCTGTTTCCACACCAACGCCAACCCTCACGCAGAGCGTAAAAGTCGCACCGTCTCCTCAACACGTTGAAGCCAACAATCCGCATACAACCGCCAGACGGGCGTACGAGACGATAACTCGACATAACTTTGCGCACTTTCATCAAGTAAAGCACGCAGCCCCGCCAGCAAAGCCTCAACTTCATCATACTGCCCCGCCAGGCGAAAGAGTGTCGCCAACATCATCTGACGCGTCCCCATCCCCACGGGCAATTCAAGTTGACGCGCCAACCGCCTGATATCATCGCGCATGATGAAAAGCCCAGCACGCCGTGGCGTCAGCAACCGGCGCACCAGTTCCCGCAACCCCGGGCCAGCGACTTCATCAACATCAGGTTCGGGAAGCCCATTCGCTTCGTAGCGGGGCGGGGGCGGCAACAGAGGCAACGCCACAGTTTGCGGCGGCGTGTAGGCATCCAGCAACTCAAACAGAGCCCCTAGGGTCTCTTCCGCAAGCGTTGCATAGAAACGATCAGGCGCAAGCCGCCGTATCGTCAACACCAGCAGGGGCGCCCAAAACGCAAGATGCTCATGAACAACTTGCACCGCCGCTTCAACACGCCCAGCGCCCAGCAGATCCGCCACAAGCGCCAGTTCCAGCCCCACATGGTCGGCAGCGCCCACCCGCGCACGAGGCGGTTGCCACCCCAAACGAGCATAGGTCGCCTCAACCCGTGCCGTCGCAGGCGCCATCAGCAACCCCGACGGGTCAAGGAAGACACTTTCGTAAGGCGGCACATCAAAGCCAAAAAGACGCTGAT from Ardenticatena maritima harbors:
- a CDS encoding beta-lactamase hydrolase domain-containing protein — protein: MAASLSCVVYRVNDEIVLAGQPQPEEMSRLREQGFRSVLNIRTDAERGAEEGRNAEAAGLAYAFLPLPAYELRPEHVRAFGETIRRLPKPIFFHCRTASRTGLLWLLHRLLNDGWPREAAEAELRAAGYDDDAFEVFEFCVEDFFERLNEAQQSTR
- a CDS encoding sulfurtransferase TusA family protein, whose protein sequence is MTQNIEITQELDVRGLNCPMPLVKSRKAVNALPVGGVLKVVATDRGSVKDFQAWAKTAKNIELVGQEEVQQDGQTLYIHYLKRTS
- a CDS encoding TorD/DmsD family molecular chaperone translates to MRVHSDTTARATVFATLASVWLAEIRPDDLPTLAALPPLVEALGEPTSDRLTDLAVEYQRLFGFDVPPYESVFLDPSGLLMAPATARVEATYARLGWQPPRARVGAADHVGLELALVADLLGAGRVEAAVQVVHEHLAFWAPLLVLTIRRLAPDRFYATLAEETLGALFELLDAYTPPQTVALPLLPPPPRYEANGLPEPDVDEVAGPGLRELVRRLLTPRRAGLFIMRDDIRRLARQLELPVGMGTRQMMLATLFRLAGQYDEVEALLAGLRALLDESAQSYVELSSRTPVWRLYADCWLQRVEETVRLLRSA
- a CDS encoding rhodanese-like domain-containing protein, whose amino-acid sequence is MFRRFFQPAVTIPQVRPQEVAEALKNGNAPVIIDVRTVQEWAEDGHIPEARHIPLSQLGARVNEIPRDRPVVIVCRSGNRSQMACEALARGGFDNVQNLAGGMIAWKRAGLPTAYGEE
- a CDS encoding DsrE/DsrF/DrsH-like family protein; translation: MTVQNQATQLNTEDLLARIAELETRVEALEQAPAQDIEDRLAMVVFSGDLDKALAAFIIATGAAAMGLEVSMFFTFWGLSVVRKGRSFEGKNAIQKAFGALLPAGGDTLHLSKMDFFGAGAALMRKIMRENDVTSLDELVALAQDLGVRMVACEMSRELLGIRDDELLDGLELGGVATFIGDASRSKITLFI
- a CDS encoding MBL fold metallo-hydrolase, which translates into the protein MSVQSSTKVVARAVEDVYADLLAGNVPVILDVRNADDFARWHIEGRKGTRVINIPYFEFIEDEEGSIAKVPTGAPVLVVCAKEGSSQFVAELLAERGIPASYLAGGINAWGNFYDTRPILEADYGRIIQISRPARGDLAWLVVSDGEAAVIDPLRHIEHVDALLAQENATLAHIFDTHVHADHISGGPALAEKYRAPYYIHPYDAIHPLDMLPAKYAYTPLADNDTFTVGRFTVRVIWYPGHTLGQVNYLFTAPTGETFLFTGDGIFLQSFGRPDLGGRGEEWAPILYESMFEKLPRYINEQTWILPAHFASLDEDDGQGRFYAPYGQVLETNTTLKEAGQMSRDEFIAWILNNLPVFPEQYVEIKRVNIGISTPDEETASELELGKNICALADAYAETNA
- a CDS encoding MBL fold metallo-hydrolase, whose protein sequence is MLLKYFYNPKLAIASYMVGCQATGEAIVIDPERDVEKYIDAAEAEGMRIVAAAETHIHADFLSGARELAERVGAHLYLSDEGDENWKYTYAPQYSHTLVKDGDTFMVGNIKFEVMHTPGHTPEHISFILTDTAAASEPMGIFTGDFVFVGAVGRPDLLEKAAGIQGTSEAGARQMFRSLQRFKQLPDYLQVWPAHGAGSACGKGLGAIPSSTVGYEKLFNPGLRFTDEDEFVRWLLTDQPEPPAYFAMMKKLNKEERPVLHTLPQPEHLPFDRLEAVLASGAPVVDTRPAVAYAGAHVPGTLNIPYDNSFTTWAGWFLPYDRDFYLIADEETVEAIVRDLIVIGLDHVAGFFSPKVVEQWLAQGKPLQKYAVALPQEVADAVLNGEVVLLDVRGEAELHEDGRIPGAQHIMLGYLPRYVNELPREKPIVVQCRSGGRSAIAASILQAHGFEQVMNLMGGINEWKRLGLPVENGDE